One Gammaproteobacteria bacterium DNA segment encodes these proteins:
- a CDS encoding helicase-related protein, producing MSRLEDLKPNAAVRGILPDCSVNIVSVQWFGSDAVEITYKDPSGQLGNELLYRDAEPRLNVVEEGRPWSFDGDGHLFRLVSEAHRIRLAHLFDPVLAVHTSLVDPLPHQITGVYESMLPRQPLRFLLADDPGAGKTIMAGLLIKELIVRGDLQRCLVVCPGSLAEQWQDELYRRFQLPFEILTNDGLEAARTGNWFLEHNLVIARLDKLSRNESVQEKLKAPECRWDLVVCDEAHKFSATFFGGEVKYTKRYRLGQLLSTLTRHFLLMTATPHNGKEEDFQLFMALLDGDRFEGRFRDGVHKADVSDLMRRMVKEDLLKFDGRPLFPERVAYTVPYKLSDAEARLYREVTDYVREEFNRAEALQNDKRAGTVGFALTILQRRLASSPEAIYQSLRRRRERLEKRLREVQLLHRGGAVDVYDAAGPTLDNEDIDDLEDAPDSEVEATEEAVLDQATASRTIDELKAEIEILKGLESLAQKVRHGGEDKKWRELASLLGEVFTPEAIAGGIAEDHPGYREGSIPPPKASPNQKLVLFTEHRDTLSYLQQRVSTLLGKAEAVVVIHGGMGREERIKAQEAFRHDPEVRMLVATDAAGEGINLQRAHLMVNYDLPWNPNRLEQRFGRIHRIGQTEVCHLWNLVAEETREGDVYHRLLEKLEQAREALGGQVFDVLGKVQFEGRPLRELLIEAIRYGDLPEVRAKLDKAIADAVDKQHIQTLLEERALAQDAMDASRVARVREEMERAEARRLQPHYIESFFLEAFGQLGGSVRQREPRRYEIKHVPAPVRNRDRLIGVGEPVLARYERIAFEKDLMAPQGQALAAFVCPGHPLLDATLDLTLERNRDLLKRGTVLVDDGDMGTSPRMLCYLEHAVRDARTTQSGERRTVSRKMLYVEMDSEGNARHLHYAPYLDYRPLRPDEPGIAELLAHPALESIGRDLEQKAAAHAIAQVVPAHVKEVKDRRLGLVEKTRAAVKDRLTKEIGYWDHRAEELRLQEQSGRVNARLNSQEARRRADELQARLQKRLAELDLENQISAAPPVALGGLVVVPAGLLAKMGGRPLPHKANVADTQAAAARAREIVMETERGLGFEPVDREFERLGYDIESRIPNTGELRFIEVKGRVSGADTITVTKNEILYSLNKPDHYILAIVEFRDAESHRVHYVRRPFGREPDFGVTSVNYSFSELIERAEPPR from the coding sequence ATGAGTCGCCTCGAAGACCTCAAGCCTAATGCCGCGGTCCGCGGGATCCTGCCGGACTGCTCGGTGAACATCGTCAGCGTCCAGTGGTTCGGCTCGGATGCGGTCGAGATCACTTACAAGGATCCCTCTGGGCAGCTCGGGAACGAGTTGCTTTACCGCGATGCCGAGCCCAGGCTTAACGTCGTAGAGGAGGGGCGCCCCTGGAGCTTCGACGGGGACGGCCACCTCTTCCGCCTGGTTTCCGAGGCGCATCGCATCCGCCTCGCCCACCTGTTCGATCCTGTGCTGGCCGTCCACACCTCGCTGGTGGACCCGCTGCCCCACCAGATCACTGGCGTATACGAGTCCATGCTGCCCAGGCAGCCTCTGCGCTTCCTTCTGGCGGATGATCCCGGAGCCGGCAAAACCATCATGGCAGGCCTCCTCATCAAAGAGCTTATTGTCAGAGGCGACTTGCAGCGCTGTCTGGTGGTGTGTCCCGGCAGCTTGGCCGAGCAATGGCAGGACGAGCTCTATCGACGCTTCCAGTTGCCCTTCGAGATTCTGACCAACGATGGGCTGGAGGCCGCTCGAACAGGAAACTGGTTCTTGGAACACAACCTGGTCATCGCGCGCTTGGACAAGCTCTCGCGCAACGAGAGTGTCCAGGAAAAGCTCAAGGCGCCAGAGTGCCGCTGGGACTTGGTGGTCTGCGACGAGGCCCACAAGTTTTCCGCCACCTTCTTCGGCGGCGAGGTCAAGTACACCAAGCGCTACAGGCTGGGCCAGCTTCTCAGTACGCTGACCCGCCACTTCCTGCTGATGACGGCCACGCCCCACAATGGAAAGGAAGAAGACTTCCAGCTCTTCATGGCCCTGCTGGACGGGGATCGGTTCGAGGGCCGCTTCCGGGACGGCGTGCATAAGGCGGACGTCTCGGACCTCATGCGGCGCATGGTGAAAGAGGATCTCCTCAAGTTCGACGGCCGCCCCCTGTTCCCGGAGCGCGTCGCCTACACGGTCCCCTACAAGCTCTCCGATGCCGAGGCTCGGCTCTACCGGGAGGTCACCGACTATGTGCGCGAGGAGTTCAACCGAGCCGAAGCGCTCCAGAATGATAAGCGGGCCGGCACGGTGGGATTCGCGCTTACTATCCTGCAACGCCGCCTGGCGTCGTCGCCAGAGGCCATTTATCAATCCCTGCGCCGGCGCCGGGAACGGCTCGAGAAACGGCTGCGGGAAGTCCAGCTCCTGCATCGTGGTGGTGCCGTAGATGTCTACGACGCCGCTGGGCCCACGCTCGATAACGAAGACATCGACGACCTCGAGGATGCGCCGGACAGTGAAGTTGAGGCCACCGAAGAGGCGGTCCTCGATCAGGCTACTGCGTCCCGAACCATTGACGAACTGAAGGCCGAGATCGAGATCCTCAAGGGGCTTGAATCCCTGGCGCAGAAAGTGCGGCACGGTGGGGAAGACAAGAAATGGCGCGAGCTGGCCAGCCTCTTGGGCGAGGTTTTCACGCCGGAGGCCATTGCCGGCGGGATTGCGGAGGATCATCCCGGATACCGGGAAGGCTCCATTCCACCGCCGAAGGCATCACCCAACCAGAAACTGGTGCTGTTCACCGAGCATCGGGACACGCTGAGCTATCTGCAGCAGCGCGTGAGCACGCTGCTAGGCAAGGCCGAAGCCGTAGTCGTCATTCACGGTGGCATGGGCCGGGAGGAAAGGATTAAGGCCCAAGAGGCCTTCCGCCATGATCCGGAGGTGCGGATGTTGGTGGCGACCGATGCGGCAGGGGAGGGCATCAACCTCCAACGGGCCCACCTGATGGTGAACTACGACCTCCCCTGGAATCCCAATCGCCTGGAGCAGCGCTTCGGGCGCATCCACCGTATCGGCCAGACCGAGGTATGCCATCTATGGAACCTCGTGGCCGAGGAGACCCGCGAAGGGGACGTCTACCACCGGCTGCTGGAAAAGTTGGAGCAGGCGCGGGAAGCCCTGGGCGGCCAGGTCTTCGACGTATTGGGAAAGGTGCAGTTCGAGGGCCGTCCCCTGCGTGAGCTGCTGATCGAGGCCATTCGCTACGGGGACCTGCCGGAAGTCCGCGCCAAGCTGGACAAAGCCATCGCCGACGCGGTTGATAAACAGCATATCCAGACCCTCCTGGAGGAGCGTGCCCTGGCGCAGGATGCCATGGACGCCAGCAGGGTCGCCCGGGTGCGTGAAGAGATGGAGCGCGCGGAGGCCCGCCGCCTGCAACCCCATTACATCGAATCCTTTTTCCTGGAGGCATTCGGCCAGCTGGGTGGCTCGGTGCGCCAGCGTGAGCCGCGCCGTTACGAGATAAAGCACGTGCCTGCGCCTGTACGCAACCGCGATCGACTCATCGGTGTAGGAGAGCCGGTGCTGGCCCGCTACGAGCGCATCGCCTTCGAGAAGGATCTCATGGCGCCGCAGGGCCAGGCCCTCGCAGCCTTCGTCTGCCCTGGCCATCCGCTCCTCGATGCCACCCTGGACCTCACCCTGGAGCGCAACCGCGATCTGCTGAAGCGGGGCACGGTGTTGGTGGATGATGGCGACATGGGGACGTCCCCGCGGATGCTTTGCTATCTGGAACACGCAGTACGGGATGCGCGCACGACCCAGAGTGGTGAACGCCGAACCGTATCGCGAAAGATGCTGTACGTGGAGATGGATAGCGAGGGGAATGCTCGCCACCTGCATTACGCGCCTTACCTGGACTACCGTCCCCTGAGGCCGGATGAGCCGGGCATCGCGGAGCTCCTGGCCCATCCTGCGCTGGAGAGTATCGGACGGGATCTGGAGCAGAAAGCCGCCGCTCACGCCATTGCTCAGGTGGTCCCCGCGCACGTAAAGGAAGTGAAAGACCGGCGGTTGGGTCTGGTGGAAAAGACACGCGCCGCCGTAAAAGACCGACTGACCAAGGAGATCGGCTACTGGGACCACCGGGCCGAAGAGCTGAGGCTCCAGGAGCAGTCCGGGCGGGTTAATGCGCGGCTCAACTCCCAGGAAGCCCGGCGGCGTGCCGACGAGCTGCAGGCACGCCTGCAGAAGCGTCTGGCAGAACTCGATCTGGAGAACCAGATCTCTGCCGCGCCACCAGTCGCCTTAGGCGGCCTCGTCGTCGTGCCCGCCGGCCTGCTTGCGAAGATGGGCGGCCGGCCGCTGCCCCACAAGGCCAATGTCGCGGACACCCAGGCCGCCGCGGCACGGGCGCGGGAGATCGTGATGGAGACCGAGCGAGGGCTCGGCTTCGAGCCCGTCGACCGTGAGTTCGAAAGGCTCGGTTACGATATCGAGAGCCGTATTCCGAACACCGGCGAGCTGCGGTTCATCGAGGTCAAAGGCAGGGTTTCAGGCGCCGACACTATCACGGTCACCAAGAACGAGATCCTCTACTCCCTCAACAAGCCCGACCACTACATTCTGGCAATCGTCGAGTTCCGGGACGCCGAGAGCCACCGAGTCCACTATGTTCGTCGACCCTTTGGTCGGGAACCGGATTTCGGGGTGACCAGTGTGAACTACAGCTTCTCCGAGCTGATTGAGCGTGCTGAGCCACCGAGATGA
- a CDS encoding ATPase: MSRRPSYFDHIRANAARRWEQLEQDPELAGPWHQLFKQVQSPRHILSELLQNADDAGATEARVWVADGTFSFEHNGEDFTDEHFASLCRFGYSNKRALHTIGFRGIGFKSTFSLGDPVELFTPTLAVAFHRRRFTEPVWLENARETNGWTVIRVKIGDRHRQKEVENNLKEWMKSPLSLLFFRTVRRLQVGEKAVHWRSLGPGPLLESEWMLLNDESQDPYLLVRSSPEPFPDEPLTEIRQERMIAVEDETDFPPCKIELVMGAPGRLYVVLPTGVETELPFACNAPFIQDPARLKIKDPETSPTNRWLLERTGQVAASAMLKWLGATGLEVSERAPAYGLFPDVDRDDDSLEGVCGTVCEEAFGSALDEKDFLLTDDGRLVPEKQSVILADTLLDVWGAEETTKLLDGQARPPLCRHIDPAHRRKLVQWRLVDEITETNVLNTLQEKHLPRPGSWPQLLQLWTYLAPGLLHLRYFGKPEDVRIVPVHGKKVLYSASETVRLGEKRLLQSESDWELLAEHLLFLNQNWLRFLSEHRRLGGDKQSSENKAVEDATGVLEKIGLGGASDVDKVVNQVAVQFFAPGESLDIGTCVQLAQIAAKLNARLTEEFHFVTRDRKLRPAYENVVYDQDGTLENLLPVSARDAQLIHQHYSQTYVSCSPEEWRSWITSGRALLLTLPAINQVSREIRGREKIKQEARRRGYEGALSFHYVTHQFRAIDWDFNESYWQHWEELANSDEYVWVNLVERILTQPESYWSRALSARLLQVATTGSTRTLTADSIPATWIIRLQKLPCLPDTRGFAHRPGDLLMRTPETEALMDVELFVHGRLDREVTRPLLELLGVGSTPTGPEGLLSRLRALAQAENPPIREVERWCGRLDQLADNCSTAELSAIKEAFQTERLVLAQDGAWVTSLAVALPAENVEAPESLLINSTLSDLTLWRKVGVAERPTAELTIQWLMTLPSGLELSQKDAQRVRELTVRHPVRVWEECVHWINLANEWVPLQRLSYSLRMQHLIPWRHLHKWVKQKTADFQFLSAAVVDSSGFSNLTPLAHCIEERFEQEPDVAMVKPTRNWMRALGEELGRVELDDQEETVRVRRCADALARTKWVECPAIKIIPYIEGTPAGTPQQADVVWRDIALYTEPLSQAKLARRVPDVIGKVFGRTDIKAALDYGFERSIEDVRAYMEANFFLSPVSIACEPGQNGERTENSAEGDSLQYAMGQVDTPVASSPTNAEQVFATSNGVQADVVEVGEDESTDEPAIEEALEDEPALDEFGVSKSPPKTDRKPAQPDIVERFAKSLGFRKDSDARFYGEDGSWIARAKDALFPWVHHDACGELLKYYWAKDHCLERTPLEIKAEIWSLVEQHPDSYALILADTDGAPKELTGEHLRMMTNMGEVVLYPATYRVVLAGTG, encoded by the coding sequence ATGAGCCGTCGGCCCAGCTATTTCGATCACATCCGCGCCAACGCTGCACGGCGCTGGGAGCAGCTTGAGCAGGATCCTGAGTTAGCAGGGCCCTGGCATCAGCTTTTTAAGCAGGTACAGAGTCCCAGGCATATTCTTTCCGAGCTTCTACAAAATGCAGATGATGCTGGTGCCACTGAGGCTCGTGTATGGGTGGCCGACGGTACGTTCAGCTTTGAGCACAACGGGGAGGATTTCACGGACGAACACTTCGCATCCCTTTGTCGTTTTGGCTATTCCAACAAAAGGGCCCTACATACTATCGGTTTTCGCGGGATTGGATTCAAGAGTACCTTCAGTCTCGGTGATCCTGTTGAACTCTTCACACCCACACTCGCCGTTGCATTCCATCGCCGCCGTTTTACGGAACCTGTCTGGCTGGAGAATGCTCGAGAAACAAATGGCTGGACTGTGATCCGCGTCAAGATCGGAGATCGACATCGTCAAAAGGAGGTTGAGAACAATCTAAAGGAATGGATGAAGAGTCCACTGTCGCTGTTGTTCTTTCGGACTGTTCGTCGGCTACAGGTGGGAGAAAAGGCAGTCCACTGGCGTAGCTTGGGGCCAGGCCCTTTGCTTGAAAGTGAATGGATGTTGCTGAACGACGAGAGCCAGGATCCATACCTGCTGGTAAGGTCATCTCCGGAGCCATTCCCCGACGAACCACTGACCGAGATACGTCAGGAGCGCATGATCGCGGTAGAGGATGAGACAGATTTTCCTCCCTGTAAGATTGAACTCGTAATGGGTGCGCCGGGCCGCCTTTACGTGGTCCTCCCCACAGGTGTCGAGACAGAGTTGCCGTTTGCCTGCAATGCCCCTTTCATACAGGATCCCGCACGGCTAAAGATCAAGGACCCCGAGACGTCACCGACAAACCGATGGCTTCTGGAGCGTACGGGACAGGTTGCGGCATCCGCAATGCTGAAATGGCTCGGTGCGACGGGGTTGGAGGTATCCGAAAGAGCGCCCGCCTATGGATTGTTTCCAGATGTAGATCGCGATGACGATTCCCTCGAGGGTGTCTGTGGCACTGTTTGTGAAGAAGCCTTCGGTTCTGCATTAGATGAGAAGGACTTTCTACTCACAGATGATGGACGACTCGTGCCTGAGAAGCAGAGTGTGATCCTGGCAGATACGCTGCTGGACGTATGGGGAGCGGAAGAAACTACCAAGCTCTTGGATGGACAGGCAAGGCCGCCCTTGTGTCGCCATATCGACCCGGCCCATCGGAGGAAGTTGGTTCAGTGGCGTCTGGTCGACGAGATCACCGAAACGAATGTGTTGAACACCCTGCAGGAGAAGCACCTTCCTCGCCCCGGGTCGTGGCCACAGCTGCTTCAGTTGTGGACATATCTGGCGCCCGGGCTCTTGCATTTGCGATATTTCGGAAAACCTGAAGATGTTCGTATCGTCCCTGTCCACGGAAAGAAGGTTCTTTACTCCGCCAGTGAAACCGTGCGCCTCGGTGAGAAGAGGTTACTTCAGTCGGAGTCGGACTGGGAACTGTTGGCCGAGCATCTCCTCTTCCTGAACCAGAACTGGTTACGGTTTCTTTCAGAGCACCGGCGCTTGGGTGGCGATAAGCAGTCTTCGGAAAACAAAGCTGTAGAGGATGCGACAGGCGTCCTTGAAAAGATAGGGCTCGGTGGCGCCAGTGATGTGGACAAGGTGGTGAATCAGGTGGCGGTGCAGTTCTTTGCTCCCGGGGAGTCACTTGATATTGGGACCTGCGTCCAGCTTGCCCAAATTGCCGCGAAGCTCAATGCGCGCTTGACTGAAGAATTTCATTTCGTCACCCGCGACAGGAAACTGCGACCAGCGTACGAGAATGTTGTTTATGACCAAGACGGCACTCTGGAGAATCTTCTTCCGGTATCAGCTCGAGACGCGCAGCTAATTCATCAGCATTACAGCCAAACGTATGTGTCTTGCTCGCCTGAGGAGTGGCGATCTTGGATTACTTCAGGGCGGGCGCTGTTACTCACACTGCCTGCCATCAATCAGGTTAGCCGAGAGATTCGCGGTAGGGAAAAAATTAAGCAGGAGGCGCGACGGAGAGGTTATGAGGGAGCCTTGTCATTTCACTACGTGACCCATCAGTTCCGGGCTATTGATTGGGATTTCAATGAGTCTTACTGGCAACACTGGGAAGAACTTGCGAACTCAGATGAGTACGTCTGGGTTAACTTGGTTGAGCGAATTCTGACCCAGCCGGAGAGCTACTGGTCGCGTGCATTGAGCGCGCGATTGCTACAGGTGGCCACGACAGGAAGTACACGCACGTTGACTGCCGATTCCATACCTGCCACGTGGATAATCCGACTGCAGAAGCTTCCTTGCCTGCCAGATACGCGGGGCTTTGCCCACAGGCCTGGGGATCTTTTGATGCGCACGCCGGAGACAGAGGCCCTGATGGACGTGGAGCTTTTTGTTCACGGGCGGCTGGACCGTGAAGTCACTCGACCCCTGCTGGAGCTGCTTGGCGTAGGTTCTACGCCCACCGGCCCCGAAGGTCTCCTCAGTCGCCTTCGTGCATTGGCGCAAGCAGAGAATCCACCAATCCGAGAAGTTGAGAGGTGGTGCGGGCGCCTCGACCAACTGGCAGACAACTGTTCCACCGCCGAGCTTTCAGCCATCAAGGAAGCATTTCAGACGGAAAGACTCGTTCTCGCCCAAGACGGTGCATGGGTGACTTCGCTAGCGGTCGCGCTGCCGGCGGAAAACGTAGAAGCCCCCGAATCCTTGCTTATTAATTCAACGCTAAGCGACTTGACCCTTTGGCGCAAAGTTGGCGTTGCCGAGCGGCCGACGGCGGAACTCACCATTCAATGGCTGATGACCCTTCCGTCAGGCCTTGAGCTATCACAGAAGGATGCGCAACGGGTAAGAGAACTCACGGTACGCCATCCGGTGCGAGTCTGGGAAGAATGCGTCCACTGGATCAATCTTGCAAACGAGTGGGTACCGCTGCAAAGGCTCTCGTACTCATTGAGAATGCAGCATCTTATTCCCTGGCGTCATCTTCACAAGTGGGTAAAGCAGAAGACGGCAGATTTCCAATTCCTGTCGGCGGCGGTGGTCGATAGCAGTGGTTTTTCGAACTTGACGCCTTTGGCCCATTGCATAGAAGAACGCTTTGAGCAGGAGCCCGACGTGGCGATGGTCAAGCCGACGAGGAATTGGATGCGTGCGCTTGGGGAGGAGTTGGGTCGAGTCGAGCTGGATGACCAAGAAGAGACGGTGCGAGTTCGCCGTTGCGCCGACGCACTGGCGAGAACCAAGTGGGTGGAATGCCCCGCCATCAAGATCATTCCATATATTGAAGGTACCCCGGCTGGCACTCCGCAGCAAGCGGACGTCGTCTGGCGTGACATCGCCTTGTATACCGAACCGCTGTCCCAGGCGAAGCTTGCTAGGCGTGTGCCGGATGTCATTGGCAAAGTCTTCGGGCGAACAGACATCAAGGCGGCCCTCGACTACGGTTTTGAAAGGTCCATAGAAGATGTCCGTGCCTACATGGAGGCAAATTTTTTCTTATCTCCCGTCAGCATTGCGTGCGAGCCAGGGCAGAACGGTGAACGCACTGAAAACTCTGCTGAAGGCGACAGCCTCCAATATGCTATGGGGCAGGTGGATACGCCGGTAGCGTCGTCGCCGACAAACGCGGAACAGGTTTTTGCGACGAGCAACGGCGTCCAGGCCGACGTTGTAGAGGTTGGTGAAGATGAGTCTACGGACGAGCCCGCTATTGAAGAAGCGCTCGAGGATGAGCCCGCTCTCGATGAGTTTGGCGTTTCAAAATCCCCACCGAAAACGGACAGGAAGCCAGCCCAGCCCGATATCGTGGAGCGATTCGCCAAGTCGTTAGGCTTCCGGAAGGATAGCGATGCCCGTTTCTACGGCGAAGATGGTAGCTGGATAGCGAGAGCAAAGGATGCGCTTTTTCCGTGGGTACACCACGACGCTTGTGGCGAGCTCCTGAAATACTATTGGGCGAAAGACCACTGCCTGGAGCGCACACCTTTGGAGATAAAAGCCGAGATCTGGAGCTTGGTGGAGCAGCACCCTGATAGTTACGCCCTGATCCTGGCGGATACCGACGGTGCGCCCAAGGAGCTAACCGGAGAGCATTTGCGCATGATGACGAACATGGGCGAAGTGGTTCTTTATCCTGCAACCTACCGGGTCGTCCTTGCTGGGACCGGGTGA
- a CDS encoding type II toxin-antitoxin system PrlF family antitoxin has protein sequence MTKVAKITAKGQTTIPRVVRSALHVEPGDLIAWEVQDDGTVTVRRVQPADLEYLQAVEGTLSEWSGPEDEEAYREL, from the coding sequence ATGACCAAAGTCGCCAAGATCACCGCCAAGGGCCAGACCACCATCCCCCGTGTGGTCCGCTCCGCCCTCCACGTGGAGCCGGGTGACCTCATCGCCTGGGAAGTACAGGATGATGGCACGGTCACCGTGCGGCGGGTGCAGCCGGCGGACCTGGAGTACCTGCAGGCGGTGGAGGGCACCTTGTCCGAGTGGTCGGGGCCGGAGGACGAGGAGGCCTACCGTGAGCTTTGA
- a CDS encoding type II toxin-antitoxin system PemK/MazF family toxin, producing MSFERFTIVKVPFPFSDRNARKNRPALVLSAAEPFNIPAAHSVMAMITSAANAPWPLDCELEDLEAAGLPAPSKVRFKLFTLDHRLVRDRLGQLGPRDRRTVEAGLASLFGQTLSRKQTDKRRGTTGPS from the coding sequence GTGAGCTTTGAGCGCTTCACCATCGTCAAGGTCCCCTTTCCGTTCTCGGACCGTAATGCCCGGAAGAACCGGCCGGCGCTGGTGCTCTCCGCCGCGGAGCCTTTCAACATTCCGGCGGCTCACTCCGTCATGGCCATGATTACGTCCGCCGCCAACGCGCCCTGGCCGCTGGACTGCGAGCTTGAGGACCTGGAGGCGGCGGGTCTTCCCGCGCCCTCCAAGGTGCGCTTCAAGTTGTTCACCCTGGATCACCGCCTCGTGCGGGACCGGCTGGGGCAGCTTGGGCCCAGGGACCGCCGTACCGTGGAGGCCGGGCTGGCCAGCCTGTTCGGACAAACCCTGTCACGTAAGCAGACGGACAAGCGTCGTGGCACTACAGGACCATCCTGA
- a CDS encoding AAA family ATPase, with product MGEEKGKPAYVSRLHLKNWQNFREVDVALQRRCFLVGPNASGKSNLLGSLRFLHDLTAVGGGLQEAVSRRHGVSALRCLAARKYSDIEIQADLRNEQIDTVWQYHLVFTQDNRRRPIIRKEVVSRDGDVLLTRPDPDDDADPERLTQTYLEQVNANRAFREVAEFFSSVRYLHLVPQLVREPDRSVGRVRDPYGGDFLEQLAAAPEKTRSARLRKIREALKVAVPQLSELELSRDARGTPHLRGRYEHWRPQGAWQQEDQFSDGTLRLLGLLWSLLDGGGPLLLEEPELSLHPEVVKVIPRMFQRVQQKAHRQVLVSTHSDDLLADEGIGLDEVILLEPSPEGTKARSAAGLADVEALLSGGVSLGEAVLPKTRPGSVAQLALFDR from the coding sequence ATGGGTGAAGAAAAGGGCAAGCCCGCCTACGTCAGCCGGCTGCACCTCAAGAACTGGCAAAACTTCCGCGAGGTCGACGTGGCGCTCCAGCGGCGTTGCTTCCTGGTGGGCCCGAACGCCAGCGGTAAGTCAAACCTCCTTGGCAGCCTGCGGTTCCTGCATGACCTGACCGCCGTCGGGGGTGGCTTGCAGGAGGCGGTTTCCCGGCGCCATGGTGTCTCTGCCTTGCGTTGCCTTGCGGCGCGCAAGTACAGCGATATCGAAATACAGGCCGATCTCCGCAATGAGCAAATTGATACGGTCTGGCAATACCACCTGGTGTTCACCCAGGACAACCGGCGGCGCCCCATCATCAGGAAGGAGGTCGTGAGCCGCGATGGGGACGTGCTGCTCACGCGGCCCGATCCGGATGACGACGCTGATCCCGAGCGCCTCACCCAGACCTACCTGGAGCAAGTCAATGCCAACCGGGCCTTCCGGGAGGTGGCGGAGTTTTTCTCCTCCGTCAGGTATCTACACCTGGTGCCCCAACTCGTGCGCGAGCCCGACCGGTCCGTGGGGAGGGTGCGCGACCCGTATGGCGGGGATTTCCTCGAGCAGCTCGCCGCCGCGCCGGAAAAGACGCGGTCGGCCCGCCTGCGAAAGATCCGTGAAGCGCTCAAGGTTGCCGTACCCCAGCTCAGCGAGCTGGAACTCTCGCGGGACGCCCGGGGCACGCCCCACCTCAGGGGTCGCTATGAGCACTGGCGTCCCCAGGGCGCATGGCAGCAGGAGGACCAGTTCTCCGACGGTACCCTGCGGCTCCTTGGTCTGCTGTGGTCGCTACTGGACGGCGGTGGCCCGTTGCTCCTGGAAGAGCCGGAACTCTCACTTCACCCCGAGGTGGTCAAGGTCATCCCGCGGATGTTTCAACGAGTGCAGCAGAAGGCACACCGTCAGGTGCTGGTGAGCACTCATTCGGACGACCTGCTGGCGGACGAGGGCATCGGGTTGGACGAGGTGATCCTCCTGGAGCCCAGCCCGGAGGGAACGAAGGCGAGATCCGCTGCGGGCCTCGCCGACGTGGAAGCGTTGTTGAGCGGGGGCGTGAGTCTCGGCGAGGCCGTGCTTCCCAAGACCCGTCCCGGAAGCGTGGCCCAGCTGGCCCTCTTTGATCGTTGA